GAGAACAAAACTGAATATATATCTAAATAAAGCCCAAAGAATTAGTTTCCCTTGTACTGCAGAAAACACTCACAGAGGGCTTTTTGTTACGAGCATCAGAGTACTTTTGAAGAAAAGGAACCAATGGTGAAGGGGGTTCTACGTCTTCTTCGGGCTGGAgccaagaaaacacaaagaaaacatcttatTCCCCCATGAATACACTCCCCCCTGCAGGAACAAGTTTAAAAGCACAGAATGTGAATGGAACTGGCTTAATGGTTAAACTTACAGGAGAGTTATCAATGAATATCAAAAGTAAATGATTCACTgtgtcctgcaaaaaaaaaaacagcaatcagCCATTTCAATGCTCTTAAAAAGATAAACCTTTGTCTTCCATTTTCACACTCATTGTAAATAACTGATAGAATTGTACATTGTCTTGGAATGTATCAGCAGAAAGCTTCAATGGAAAACAGTTTTTGATTGAGTATGCTGGTCTTTAATGTGTTAACACTCACAGGATCAGCCAAGTAGTccatggaaggaaggaagacagaACCAGCCAAGACTTCTCTTATCAGAAGAGTAAGAGATCTGAGTGGAGCAAAAAGATAAGGTAGCAGGAACAAAGAACCAGAGAGAGTAAAGGTCTTACCTACTTCCTTACAGAAGGTATACACTGTCAGGAACCTAACTAGAATACAAGTCCTCACACCATGTGGGTGGCAAGAATATCTACCTGAAGTTAAAAAGGCTAAACTATTTAACAAACCTTtatcttttttaattaatagcAGTTGAAAGACCAGCAGTGTACAAGCATCAACCTACAGTCAAGTATCCAATTAGGGCACAGATGAAATACGCAAAAACAAAGCctgaagacatacagtataataaacaGAAGCTTGGTCAGACTTCAAAATCTGGGATTTGTTGGTGAAATTTAAGTGAAGAGGACACCAATGGATTCTCTGATTGTATGTAGACCAGTTTTTCCAAAAATCAGTTCATTACACTTAGATAAACATGTCAGCATGCAGCAGTGCTAATGTTTGGAGTTATATCTGAATTGAAAATACATGATGAAACACTGTATAGCTCATTTGCATATCCTTTATGAAGCTGAGAATGCTGGAGCTTCTTGACAAATGTCATAAGATCCTTGAAGGTCTGTTGATGACAGATGTTCAACTATTGATTGACGCTTCAGTGTGTGGATTCCGGGAACTTCAGTAAATCGTATTCTTTTTTAGGTTTCATCACTCTGGAATAACACAGCTCAGACTTAAAAGTCTGAGCTGTGTTATTCCAGAATGGGGATTTTGAACCTGAATAGCAATTGAGCTGGGCGTAAGCAGAGATTTCAGTCTACTGTGACACATTCATACTCTCTGTCGCATCTATGTTACTAGACTTTTTGGGGGGACACTGAAACTATATTTTAGACAAGTTCTGACATATAATTTGAGCCATTGCTGTCAATTTAATGAAGCAGAACTGGGTTACCTGCAGTCCATAGCCTTAGGTGGCAGAATGTAGGGGAAGAGCGTCTCTGTCAGTTTCCTGAGGTATAGGAGTTCATCTCTGCGACTGCGTAGGGCTACATGGAGGTCAGCACCGTATTCCTCCAGGGCAGCTTGTTGCAAGTACTCTGTATTCTTTACTGCATAAGACAGAGAGCAGAGTGGACATTGATTTGCTTCTTGTACTGAActcaaaaacaagaagaataTGATTAATACCTTTCTGTCTAGCCTTGCTGATTATTTCAATATGCTTCATGGAAACTTTCAGAAGCTTTTGTGTAATGAGAGATGCTACATCCACctgagagatagagagaaaaagtaaaataactAATGTTAAATCAATCACTATCCCAAGACTGCAACCACACAGAGCCTAACCTCACCTTCTGGGTTCGGCGGACCAGCACAGCTGCAAAGAAGCGTAAAGTCACCCTCAGCTCGTCCACAAAGGCCTCATCATCTGTGATATCTCTGAAAGTAAAGGCCACACAGTCACGTCTTTCACTGCATGCAACACATAAAACTACCTAATTTTattaagaaaatacaaaacatgtagAAAATATCTTTACCTATACCAAGGATAGACAAAATTTTCCAAAACCAGCTCCagaatctaaaaataaaacacagaacaaaatTAATGTCTTTAATCTGTCAATGTAAGATTTAATATAAAAGATGTCTATTATTAATGTATTACCTCTGAAAGAGAAGCATCCACCTTGGAAGGAACTTTAAGGTCAAGCCATGGTTGATAGTTTTCTAGTAATAGAGTAGGTCTGTAAATAAATAGGAGAGAAATGAAGCATATTATTTCTTTCTGTGCATTACAGTGATAGTGTGACATGTTGATAAACGACAGTGTATTATTGAACTCAAacacaaatcagatttttataGAAGCTGTCTTTGATTCCCAAagtttgatttcattattaCAGATCaaataatcatattttaatgtttgtcttttagTAGCACAAATAAACTCAGAATATATGGTTACTAAATGGGGAATTGTAAAAATTGTCCTTTAGTGTATCTGGACAATATGTGTTTACCTTGTCATCTTAAAACCCCATCCAATAGGTAAATCAACAAGACTGACACTTTTTTAACCACTGTTTTGCGATGTAACcatgtctcacctgtgtctttTGCATTTGATCTTTCCACAAACGGCACAGCTGTGGCCCAGGGGAAACAGTTCCTGCTGGTATGACTTCAAGAAAAAGATCACATGAACTACCGCTGCAAAGGATCCTTAATCATAAGCTATTAGCTGCCCTCAGGTTGAACAtcaatacatacagtaaatactgtGTAAATGTCTTAGATGGGTGTGAGGAAGTGCTGCAAAGTAGGAATGCTGTTTTGAAGGTAGAGTGGTAACACCAAGTACTGATATggtgatttagatttttttgtttgctcatttgtattttgtaaatcaataaaaaattaacaattaaaatgtacatttcttAAAACCATACTTCACAAACTGTTTTCTATGAATATGAAATCAGTGCTATTATTTAAGCAGCAAAAAGACACAAGAATGATTTAGAAAAACTGTTAATACCACAGTTTAGAGTCTTATTACTAGGGAATTGTATTCCATCAGTGTCTGACAACTATTTCAAGAATTTTCTGACCTTCCTACCTTGTTGTTAggtttaatggaaataaagatGTTGGGAAGCAGAGACTCAGGTCCCAGGGAGCAGTAGAAAGTCACCACCCCAGCAAGAAAGGACCAAAACACCATAATGATGTGTATGTATCTGTCCAAACAGAAGAAATCCACTGCTAATGTCAGGGATGTCAATTAACGAATATCACTGATGGAGTACCATTAGGATTTACCTGTTTAAAAGCAAAGTGGACATCAGCAGGGCCAGCAGCAGAAAGCAGAAGACTGGATACTGTCGGCCCAGTTCTCTTAGACGGTTCAGCTTCATCCTTTGCCTTAATTTCCTCAAACAAGCCCCGATGCATCCCATTTTCACCGCCCGGAGAGTCTGTTTACGCGCAGTCTATTAGATATCACTGTGAAATAAAACCATAACACGGAGCGTTTGGACAACAATCAATAAGGGCGTGTAGGGGTGATACTTCGTAGCGAGAATCAACACCATTTTATTCTTCGCTTTATATTGCAGGCAGTGATTTTATTTGTCGCCCCGGCACTTACCGTTACGGTACGGCGCCTGCTGTGGGCCATTTTTCATCCGTGGGTAGTGTTTGTTGGATCGGCTCAGGAGAGGCAGCGCACAGATGTGACTCGCAACAGGATTGCGGGTAACACCACAGCATCAGATCGCCCCAAGCTTTCCTAAAATCCCGGCAGTGTTTGATAATGGCTGCGCTGCTCCAAGTGACATTTCTTGTCCCCTGTGGGGCAAAACGCGTGATGTCACCTCCGCCCCGCTCACAGCATCTATGAACTAGCTAATGTAGGTCACAGACAACTTGCTGCACAGCCTGAAAAAAATGATGATTCACTCAATGTGTTCCGTTTTACGTGGGGACACCACTGTGACATTTTTTCGTGCAATCATGTAAGAATCGAAGGGTATTGTAGTTCATGTCACATAACGTCTGATAACTTGTCACGACTCGTGGAAAAACACGTAAAGTCCATTTCATGTGTTTAGCAAGCTAACGTGGACATTTGTTGGTATTAGCATAACCACTGTTAGATATTAGCACCGCTGTGGCTAACGAGAAAAAACACTAGTTTCTATGTTTAAGTTACTATTCAAGGTGACATTTTATAGCATATTTACGGAAACTTTACTGCTGACAAATCCAAACCCGGAAAGAACGCAGTTTTTATAACATTACCGCAATGTATGCTGACCAATTTTATTCTGTATAAACTTCACTTTGTCATTGCGCTATTGGAGGAACATTTACGGAGCTTTTTACGACAATACCGTAAAAGTGGAATTTCCAAATATGGAGTAATGACGTATCGCTCTTCTAAGAGGAACTCTATCCTTCCAGGCCCAAGTATTCTAATCCACGGTTACGTTGATAAATTCAATTTATGACCATATTTCCACACGGAAAAGGAAGTGAATTTCACATAACTTAGTTGTATTCATTCTCTTTTCACCATTTCGGCTTGCCCCAAAAGATGCAATAGTACCACTTATTAGTTACAAGTGTAAGCATGCTTCCAGCTGTTGTGTAAAACTAGAAATACCTTAAGTTAAAGTGATTGAGttgcaaatacatttaaagtccTGATAGATTTTTTACTTTGTATTGCTTCAATTCCATTTTCTCAAGTGCACATTTAACAAAGTCTTCAGATTAGTTGCATACAAATTCCACTTGTTTCATACAGACTTGTAATCAAACTTAAATACATGACTATTTGCACCTCAGGTTTTATCCAAAGAGTAAGACACAGATAGAAATCAAAAactttattacaaaaataaGTTACACTCACCTCCATTTTACAgtataaaacaatttatttgcaGGAATGCAAAAAACGTTGTTGGCCACCAACAATAGTTTAAAACTGCTAACATCTTTTTTTCAAAAGGTGGTTGTTATGATTTTGAGGGAGTTAACTGTATAGAAAACTGGGATTGAAGAGCAGTTTCCTTTTTGCTATACCTGGAAATAGAAATCATTCACTGCAGTATCCCTTCTACCACTATGTTACTATGATCCCTCACCAAGTAACAGCAGCTAACATTAGGCACACATGCTCACTGGCTGGGCAATATGGCAATTCAGTCATCTATTAAGATTAACTCAAAAGATCTTGACATAGTTGCTGTCTTTGGGGGCTGTGGAGGGATCAATCAAGATTCACATGATTTCATATGATGAAGATTCGAATTATGTCATTACACATTATTCTGatgttgaaaatatttcataaaaacCCACTGAAATACAGCGGCACAAAGGGACACTGCAGGGCCTTATTTttcgttctgtttttttttttaaatcaaaggcAGTTGGATGCCTGTGATGTTAAGCCTTTACAAAAGTAACATTTTATCCGAAAAACTATACAACCAGTAACTACATATTCTGAAGAAGCAAGGCGGCTAATTCAGTTCAAAATAGGACAAAAGCAAGGCTTGTTCAGACTCATCATATGAGATTGTTTTGCATGCCCAGTTAGACTGTTTGCAGTATCAGAGCTGCAGCTGAAATGACTATATTACATTAAGTACATTGTTTTTGTGCTACAGCTCTTGTGCATATTTTGTAAGAAACAAGCCTTGCTTTCATCAATATAGTTTCCCTATTTACAGTACAGGCCGGGTAGTTTAGTCCTCTGTACTGAGGTAGTCAACCAACCCTTTAAAGACAGGTTCTGAAAAGAACCACTTTCCTGGAATGCCTGACTTATCCATGCCAGGTGGGTACACCCAAAAACCTGCAAATGTTCTCCGTCAAACATCCAGATCAAACAATTAAGATAAACATGGATATTCCAACAATAAAAATTGTGATTAgcacaaaaatatacaatagCATCAAGCTCTTTTGAGCCACTTCAAACCCAAGAACTTAAAAAGTGCAAATTcttcaataattatttttaaaaatggcatttTCAGGGACAGGGAAGGGGTAGATTGTAAGGGCAATAACATAGCACCCTTTATATCAGGGCTGGGCACAGGGGTTCAGGGTTAAGAGGCTGGGGCAAGTATTCAGAATCCTCTGGTCATCTTTTTAAGGTGGCAGTTTCAGAAAtaagtgtaaataaaaaaaaatgggggGATGCTTCTTCTGTAAGGCTGGAATATCATTGGACCTTTTTGtcgtgcttttttttttttcttcaacatccATTGCAGCTTATGGTGTAACCCCGAACATCAAGTCAGTATCCACTCTGACAGGTCAGGATCGTCCTCGGCCCCGTTTCCCTGCTGGATCAATTACAGAaaagattttcaaaaataaaacccacCACCACTGTGGTTTAATTTTCGCAATAATTAGTTTACCACAAGATTAGATAAAATTGAATAACAGTCAGGTTGAATACTGTTATCACTTCAGTGAGACTCGTGTTAGGTCAACAGTGAATGATCTTTGCTCATACATAAGGCGACGGCTCTAAAAAGATTACAACTGTCAGAAGTTGGTCATCAAGCCAACAGCAGATGGAACTGCCTTGAGTTATTTCCAATCCAGTTTATGACAAACACATccaaaactttaaattttcTAAGACAGCTGCTTTCATTTGCTTATCTACTGTAAATCTTCAGATTTATCTACTAAGATTCAGATCCGATTTCACATTAACTAGGTCATTAACTaggtcaagttttttttttgcttgtgcaGCAATgagatggaacaaaaagaaaaccttcTCTAGACATCACTGACCCACTGCATCTTGCCCACTTTGACACTAATAGTCTAAACAAAGATTTTCGTTTACCTCTGCTGCTCGTTCCAGGACCTCCTCGCTGGGAGAAGCTCAATCGGCCCCGAGGTGTGACAGCACCACGACCCCTGGTCTGATTAGTGTTGCCACGgactcctcccctccctcctcgaCCTCTCCCAGACCCCTGGAAGTCATCGTAGCCATAGTATGGGTCATCATAGCCACCCCGGTAGTTGTGGTAGTCGTATCCGTAGTAATCGTAATAGTCTTCGTAGCCATAATAGTCAGGATGGTAGGAATAACCTCCTCGCCCACCTCGGCCCCTGGCTCGTGTGGGTGGTGGCATGTGGGGAGGCCCATAATAATAGTATTCATCATACCTGAAAAGAAAGTGCAAAAACCTAGTGTAAACATATCATCCTCTGCTTTACATTAAATCAAAAAATGATGACCGCCAAAAAGAAATTGGTTTTGAGTTGCATTATTCTCCTACATTTGTGTTTTAGCGGCTTGTCTCTGGGCTTTGCgctcttttcttttctggtcAGGGGGCTTGGCAAAGACAATTTCAATGTGCTCTCCCTCGAGGTCTTTGCCATTGAGATCAGCCAAAGCCTGTAAGGGGGAGCAAAGTAACAATTACATCTTCACTTCAAATGAAAGTTCAAGTCTGAGCAATAACTTTTTCTCCAGCCATACCTTTACAGCACCATCTCTTTCCTCAAAGTGGATGAAGGCATAGTCTTTCAATTTTTTCACCCTTTCAAGCTTGCCAAACTGACTGAAGGCCTTTTCAAGTATCTCTTCCGTGACAGTGCAAGCCAAGTTCCTTACAAACAGCACCTTTACCTGGTAACAAAAATGTAAGGTTCAAGTTCTGTGCAAGTAAGTGAAACAGCTATAACTACAGAAATTTATGTCACGTGTACATTTACATAGAATGCTACTGGTGACCTCTTGGGCTATGCCTCACCTTGGCCATGACCTCTGGGTCTGGGTCCTCAATGGGATCTGCCCATTCCACCGTGACCACATTTCCCCACACTTTCACCTTGCCACTCATCAGCCGGCGACGAGCCTGAGCTGCTGTCTTATGATCTTCATATTCCAGGAAGCAAAAGCCCCTATTCTTCTTCTTGTCGTCTGGCTGATGGTACAATATGACATCATTTAGACCCTCTgcagaaacaggaaaagaagCAGGTCCTTAATTGCATTTCGTCAACAGGGAACAATATTACATCagtaatattttctttcttttaaaaagtaaCCAAAAAAAACACTATTGAGGGAAAaattaagggttttttttaaaagtaatttttccACGTTACCTAAAAGCAGTTGTAAAGATAAATTAGGAAATTATAGGGTTTTTGTTACTTGTGACAATCTATTCACTACAAAAATCATTCGATGTCAAAACACTAATTTTATTACATTGAGGTTGTTTTGACAGCAGGCTCATTTATTAAAACCAGGAGCATCAAACCTCAGAAACGACTGTTTAAATGTGAACCAAGCAATCAGGGCAAAATATGAGCATCGTAGCACCCCCAAGAACACGTAGTCCTGACTCAGTTCAATAGTTTTGAGTGGTTTGTTTACGTTTATATTAAAAACACCCGTTTTCAAAAGGCATGTTCATATCGTGATCTTATAATGCATTCCTGTGACCattctacatttatttatacacgTCACTTCGTAAACATGGTAACACAGAATTTTTTCATTAGGTAAAGACTGATCAAACCTCTTCTTTAGTATCCTATTTGTGTGCATTGCCATATAATCTCAATTAAAACATGTGCAGCTGTGATCAAAGTTCCATCTGCTGTTTGGTGACGAAGTCTCTAGTAACTGTTGAATAGATGGATTGTCTTTTCTTGTCAAGTAATATTTCTCAAAGCAGTTAATCCTATGAGAATTTTTCCAGGACATTGACGTAcctaaatatatacattttctgCCCTTTACAAGACTGGGATGTGAAGATTCAGGTAGACATCAACCAAAACTGTCCTACCATAGAGTTTCAAACCAATCTGTATATGacatgttttttggggtttttttttaaaagtgtgatTTAAATACAAGTGTGAAAACATCCTTCGTGTCTAATCAGATCTTAGCGATAAACTATCACAGTAACGTGAGTCACTCCAGGATGGTAATAATGTCATCATCTGGACACAAACATAACAGTCTTTACTTTATGATTCATTCACGACAAATCTAAAATGCAAAATCTAtggctgaaaaagaaaacaataagtAATATCTAGAAACGTGGTTCTTAAATTCAGCACACTAAGAGATCATAAAAAATTTCCGACTTACCTGTGACTTTTGCGAATTCTTCAGCAATCTGCTCTTTTGTTTTACTCTTGGGGATGGAGCCAACAAACAATCTATTATTGGCCACAGAGATGCATACACCAATGTGTTTACCGGGTCGAATTTCATTGTTGTTGCACTGTGAATGAACGGAGGACACGTTAGGAAGGAATAAAGGCTATGGAAATTGGTACGACTAACCACCTTTGTAATTTAACTAATTAGACAGATTCATATGTTATGTCATCTATGAACATTGCATGCCATAAAGCTTTCTTTGTATAATCACTTATTTTTATTGTCCTTTTTGTAATTACATCAGAGGTTCTCTTTCTGGTTACACTGAGGAATAGAACAAGCTTACCAGTTTGACAGCTTGCTGTGCAGCTTCTTTAGTGCAGAAAGTTACAAAGGCATAGCCTCTGTTCAGGCCACTGAGAGGATCCATCATCAGGCGCAAGTCCCAGATGGGGCCAGCTTTCTCAAACAGCGGAACCAGCTCATCCTCAAAAAGGTCTCTTGGGATTTTACCTACAAATATCTACAAGATTGACAGAGGAAAATATGGTGCATGAAGAAAAACTCGTTTGACACAGTAAGGATGGAAGGCATATTGGTAACTGTATCCAGTCAGATCTTAGCGGTAAACTATCACCGTAACCATGGTTACTACAGAGAATAATCAACAATTCATCATTTGGACACAATATGAAATCCAAATATTGAAAAACGGGTACACGTCAAAAAATGGAATATTCTCTACCTCTGTACCGATGGTTGGCTGAGCCCCTGAGTGGGCTGTTTCTGGTGGGGGACCTCCATACTTCCTCTGGCCTGTTGTCACATCAAGTGTGTAGCCAGTCCTCTCCAGCAAAGCCTGGAAGAAGTGGAAAAAGGGACACTTTTTAACTTCCATGAATTAAGAACAAAGGTTTCACAGTACACAATAAAAGTAtggaagacatttcaaaatattttgtttgaatgGGTCTTTTACTTCAATAACAGTTGCCCTAAGCATCAAATCAGACACAGCTCAATTTTAGAGATTGGAATAGCTCTCACTTTGATTTTGGCTTCATCTGGTCCTTTATTGGTGTCTGACACTTTGGTCCCTTGTTTCTCTCGCTGTCTGTACGTCTTCATCACACCACAAAGAAAGGCACTTTTGttctaaaagaaagaaacactacTTATGATGACACAATAAAGAATAAGATCAATGTCATTGAATTATGTTCGGAGTCATTTTCTGGAAAAAGAACAAGCTGTTAAACACAACATGAAGTCTCAGCCTCATCGATAAGATCAGTGATAGCTGAAAATTACTGCATAATGCCACTATAGATCATACTGCACAGAAGACAATCATCTACTTTGTGTGAAGGCATCACAACTGTTACGTCCACATTTGCTCAACCCTGTAGCAGCAGTGCCACACTCCTACCTGAACATGTGAGAGGTCACTGTCCTTGAATTGCAAAAGGACTTGTAGAGCACCTTCCTCGTTGAATTCTTTCAGAGCCTCAATTGCTCGGTCATCTAAGTCACTGTGTGACACCAAGCCTGGAAGAAAGACAGCAGAGAAGACTAAGCTCTTAGCAAGAACAACTCACTTTATTTCATTACATACAACGGAAAGAGTATGACGAAACATTTACATATGATGACTGCAGTAATGACTGAGTGGGGGGGTGCAGCCTAAAGGTATTATATTCAATAGTCTGCATGCACTTTACTCTGTAACCTGAATATTTTTGCAGAACTAATTACAACAGATGTGAGAGTGGAACTTGATATACCAGTGCCCCTCAATATTGTGGCTGGAGTTTGTAATGACCTAGTATGCATTCTCTTCTATGGAGGGGCCGTCACCTGTCCCGGGCAGCAACACACCAGACAGCTGCTGCCATTGTTTCTGTCCTGGTCCCATCTGGCTGAAATGGCCTGGCCAGTACTTTTCTAGATCTCACAGACCAAACAAGCCCTAAAATGACCCCTCAAGTGTGTCACTGCAGCTCAACCTAGACACACTTGTCAATGTATGACCAATACAACAAGCATATGAGTTATCAAACACACAGATCCCTCTGCAACAGTTTTATGGGATGCAGAGAAACTTGATGTGAAATGAATGGGAAGCTTGAACAAGTTCACTAAGACACGACCAAGGATAGGACAATTTGCCCTGAAACCAGATCATGCAACCATGTTGGGAATGCAAATGCTTCAAtcatttacacattttcacacttgtgatgtgtaatttaatattttgtagCACTGCAGTACCCATTTTGGTAGGAAACCACAAAAAGTTGCTTCAGGATCCCAATTCCCCCATTCAAAACGGTGATAGAATGACAATACATGCAATAATTGATAAACATGACGATTTGCATATTTGAATATGCAAGTATCCATTGTTCCTTACCTGCTATGTAAATTTCATCTAGTTTTTCAGCAACTTTCTGTGGTAAACCAGCTTCTAATAAAGTCTGGAAGTGTTCAGAATGGGTAACTGCAGCAGAGGTGTCCATTGGTTCTTCTGGACCATTTCCATTAATATGTTCTGTGGCCATGTCTCCAGAAATCTGTGTAAATGCAATGAGCCAAATTAATCCTGGGTCAAGGGCAAGACTTTGGATGTATTCAGGAGAGTGCAAAGTCTCAGCCAagtcaaaaaaagagaaaactttCAAAACCATTTAACCATTTACAATCCTGGATAAATTTTCTTCTCATGCACATGTGATCAGTGACATAACAGTTTGCTGTGTCAACACAAAATATAGTTATATCTGGAGACTTTTCACTATCCCGTTTACACTTGCAGCTCTTAACTTGGATGAGGTATAAATCCACAGATCTACATTTCAACAGTTAACAGGTGTTTCAATACTGCGTGCAAGAAAGACAATGCGCAAACCAAAGCAAACTGAATGTCATCTTGGGTTTTTGCTCATGTGGGAATGTTTTCCATTCTGACTTGTTCTGGGCTAAAACGGTTACATAAATATTGCCAAGTTCACTTTGTAACGCCGTTTCCCTGCTCACTTAGGTCACTGTTAGTGCAGAGCCTGGTCTGCTTTGGTCTCTAAATTACATGTTAGCTTACCTTCTCACTGCTGACTTCAGCACAAGCTACATTGCTGAAACACGTGTTCCATCAGAGTGAGCCCGGGTTT
The Antennarius striatus isolate MH-2024 chromosome 17, ASM4005453v1, whole genome shotgun sequence genome window above contains:
- the LOC137610857 gene encoding heterogeneous nuclear ribonucleoprotein Q isoform X1, which codes for MATEHINGNGPEEPMDTSAAVTHSEHFQTLLEAGLPQKVAEKLDEIYIAGLVSHSDLDDRAIEALKEFNEEGALQVLLQFKDSDLSHVQNKSAFLCGVMKTYRQREKQGTKVSDTNKGPDEAKIKALLERTGYTLDVTTGQRKYGGPPPETAHSGAQPTIGTEIFVGKIPRDLFEDELVPLFEKAGPIWDLRLMMDPLSGLNRGYAFVTFCTKEAAQQAVKLCNNNEIRPGKHIGVCISVANNRLFVGSIPKSKTKEQIAEEFAKVTEGLNDVILYHQPDDKKKNRGFCFLEYEDHKTAAQARRRLMSGKVKVWGNVVTVEWADPIEDPDPEVMAKVKVLFVRNLACTVTEEILEKAFSQFGKLERVKKLKDYAFIHFEERDGAVKALADLNGKDLEGEHIEIVFAKPPDQKRKERKAQRQAAKTQMYDEYYYYGPPHMPPPTRARGRGGRGGYSYHPDYYGYEDYYDYYGYDYHNYRGGYDDPYYGYDDFQGSGRGRGGRGGVRGNTNQTRGRGAVTPRGRLSFSQRGGPGTSSRAGKRGRGRS
- the LOC137610857 gene encoding heterogeneous nuclear ribonucleoprotein Q isoform X2; translation: MKTYRQREKQGTKVSDTNKGPDEAKIKALLERTGYTLDVTTGQRKYGGPPPETAHSGAQPTIGTEIFVGKIPRDLFEDELVPLFEKAGPIWDLRLMMDPLSGLNRGYAFVTFCTKEAAQQAVKLCNNNEIRPGKHIGVCISVANNRLFVGSIPKSKTKEQIAEEFAKVTEGLNDVILYHQPDDKKKNRGFCFLEYEDHKTAAQARRRLMSGKVKVWGNVVTVEWADPIEDPDPEVMAKVKVLFVRNLACTVTEEILEKAFSQFGKLERVKKLKDYAFIHFEERDGAVKALADLNGKDLEGEHIEIVFAKPPDQKRKERKAQRQAAKTQMYDEYYYYGPPHMPPPTRARGRGGRGGYSYHPDYYGYEDYYDYYGYDYHNYRGGYDDPYYGYDDFQGSGRGRGGRGGVRGNTNQTRGRGAVTPRGRLSFSQRGGPGTSSRAGKRGRGRS